In Dyadobacter subterraneus, a single genomic region encodes these proteins:
- a CDS encoding pyridoxal phosphate-dependent aminotransferase has product MEFLKSQRLDNLKYEIRGATYQKALELESQGFKIHNLNIGNPAPFGFNSPDEIVHDLILNIRNAQGYTDSRGLFSARKAVMHHTQTLGIQGVEINDIFIGNGVSELILLSMQALLNPGDEILVPSPDYPLWTTAIALSGGKPVHYVCDEQSDWNPDLYDMESKITPRTKGIVLINPNNPTGAVYEKDVLENIARMAERHGLIIFSDEIYDQILYDGAKHYPMGTLVGETLCVSYGGLSKNYRSAGFRGGWMILSGAKLKAKSYLEGILLLATLRLCANVPTQYAIQTALGGHQSIKDLVVENGRLHKQMNLVYDRLVSIPGISCVKPKGSLYVFPKIDLKKFGLQNDEKFVYELLCEQKVLVVPGTGFNYITDDHFRIVFLPTVDELNQALDKLEYFLESRQVSSSQLSAVLV; this is encoded by the coding sequence ATGGAATTCCTGAAAAGTCAGCGCCTTGATAATTTAAAATATGAGATTCGCGGAGCCACATACCAGAAAGCACTGGAACTTGAAAGTCAGGGTTTTAAAATTCACAATCTGAATATTGGCAATCCTGCTCCTTTTGGTTTCAATTCCCCCGATGAAATTGTACACGATCTGATCCTGAACATTCGGAATGCGCAAGGCTACACCGATTCAAGAGGATTGTTTTCAGCGCGTAAAGCTGTGATGCACCACACGCAGACTCTTGGAATACAGGGAGTTGAAATCAATGATATTTTTATTGGAAACGGAGTAAGTGAGCTAATTCTGCTTTCCATGCAGGCACTTTTGAATCCCGGCGATGAAATTCTTGTACCGTCACCCGATTATCCGTTATGGACAACGGCCATCGCGTTGAGCGGAGGGAAACCTGTTCATTATGTGTGCGATGAACAATCTGACTGGAATCCGGATTTGTACGATATGGAAAGCAAAATCACTCCGCGAACGAAAGGAATAGTGCTGATCAATCCCAACAATCCCACGGGCGCCGTTTATGAAAAAGATGTACTGGAAAACATCGCAAGAATGGCTGAACGGCACGGACTTATTATTTTTTCGGATGAGATTTATGATCAGATTCTGTATGATGGTGCTAAACATTATCCGATGGGAACACTGGTTGGTGAAACGTTGTGCGTTTCTTATGGCGGGTTATCAAAAAATTACCGTTCTGCCGGTTTTAGAGGTGGCTGGATGATTTTGAGCGGTGCAAAGCTGAAAGCAAAATCTTATCTTGAAGGTATCCTTCTTTTGGCCACATTGCGTCTTTGTGCAAATGTGCCAACACAATATGCTATTCAGACTGCGCTTGGAGGTCACCAAAGTATCAAAGATCTTGTTGTTGAAAACGGAAGATTACATAAGCAAATGAATCTTGTATACGACAGGCTGGTATCCATTCCGGGTATAAGCTGTGTTAAACCGAAGGGTTCACTTTACGTTTTTCCAAAAATAGATCTTAAAAAATTTGGCCTGCAAAACGATGAGAAATTTGTCTACGAACTGCTCTGCGAACAAAAAGTGCTTGTAGTTCCGGGTACAGGTTTCAATTATATAACCGATGATCATTTCCGGATTGTATTCTTGCCAACAGTTGATGAACTGAACCAGGCTCTTGACAAGCTGGAATATTTTCTGGAATCACGACAGGTATCATCGAGTCAATTGAGTGCTGTTCTTGTCTGA
- a CDS encoding EamA family transporter, which yields MKKTNLKVLKETRYYLAALAAFTTWGFFSLVLRPLRSYASIDILFYRVFSCAVLMLLIVLLFMRKQLKQNYDLFTALSKERKKNIVLINISGSIFLCINWFSFIYVMNHISVKATSLAYLVCPVLTALLAFFTLKEKLSRLQWISLALSISGCILLSYEDLTNMFFSMIIGLSYACYLVSQRRNTGFDKFIVLTLHIVFSSLILLPFYPSFAGPLPVAGDFYFYIEIIAVVYTIMPLFLNLYALKGINSSTVGMLLNINPMIAFVLAIVVYHEDMSALQISAYSIIFTSVIIFNARQIFGVNKKKISIA from the coding sequence GTGAAGAAAACAAATTTGAAGGTTTTGAAAGAGACAAGATATTACCTGGCCGCATTGGCTGCTTTTACGACATGGGGCTTTTTTAGTCTGGTGCTCAGGCCTTTGCGTTCGTATGCGTCAATAGACATTTTATTTTACCGCGTTTTTAGCTGCGCAGTTCTGATGCTGTTGATTGTGCTGCTGTTTATGCGCAAACAGTTAAAACAGAACTATGATTTGTTTACAGCACTTTCAAAAGAGAGGAAAAAGAATATTGTACTTATCAATATAAGCGGCAGCATTTTTTTATGCATCAACTGGTTTTCATTTATCTATGTGATGAACCACATTAGTGTCAAAGCAACTTCACTTGCTTACCTGGTCTGTCCGGTACTGACTGCGCTTCTGGCCTTTTTCACTTTGAAAGAAAAACTAAGCCGTCTTCAATGGATTTCATTGGCACTGAGCATTTCGGGCTGTATTCTTCTTTCTTATGAGGATCTTACAAATATGTTTTTCAGCATGATCATAGGTCTGAGTTACGCATGTTACCTGGTAAGCCAGCGCCGGAATACCGGATTTGACAAGTTTATAGTACTCACCCTGCATATCGTATTTTCGTCACTGATACTTCTGCCTTTTTATCCTTCTTTCGCCGGGCCGCTGCCGGTGGCCGGTGATTTTTATTTCTACATTGAAATTATTGCAGTTGTGTACACGATCATGCCGCTATTTTTGAATTTATATGCACTGAAAGGTATCAATTCATCCACAGTGGGGATGCTCCTGAATATTAATCCCATGATTGCTTTTGTGCTGGCTATTGTGGTTTATCATGAAGACATGAGTGCACTCCAGATTTCTGCGTACAGCATTATTTTCACTTCCGTGATCATCTTTAATGCCCGCCAGATTTTCGGGGTAAACAAGAAAAAGATTTCCATTGCATAG